A genome region from Candidatus Desulfatibia profunda includes the following:
- a CDS encoding DivIVA domain-containing protein, which translates to MKFTPLDIQQQQFKIKFRGFDVREVDAFLEHLADAVESLQRENESLQTEVRRLKLECQGYQEREETFKRAMLNSQTVLEQMKQNAQKSAELIIADAEVKAEKILNRAHNRLAQLHEDIAELKRQRMQIEVQIRSILESHTTLLNIGTEETRTMDEEDAKLKVLKQP; encoded by the coding sequence ATGAAATTCACACCCCTTGATATTCAACAGCAGCAGTTTAAAATCAAGTTTAGAGGTTTTGATGTCCGTGAGGTGGACGCATTTCTCGAACATCTGGCGGATGCTGTTGAATCTTTGCAGCGTGAAAACGAGAGCTTGCAGACAGAAGTCCGCAGGCTCAAGCTTGAATGCCAGGGATACCAGGAGCGCGAAGAAACCTTTAAACGCGCCATGCTCAATTCCCAGACGGTTTTGGAGCAGATGAAACAGAATGCGCAAAAATCGGCCGAACTGATTATTGCCGACGCTGAAGTTAAGGCCGAGAAAATTCTCAACAGAGCCCACAACCGGCTGGCCCAGCTTCATGAAGATATTGCCGAACTCAAACGCCAGCGCATGCAGATCGAGGTCCAAATCCGCTCAATTTTGGAAAGCCATACCACACTTCTTAACATCGGCACCGAAGAAACCAGGACCATGGACGAGGAAGATGCCAAATTGAAAGTGT